A section of the Methanothermobacter sp. genome encodes:
- a CDS encoding nitrogenase component 1: MEPVSTCKLFGAVRAVSGIRNAIPLIHGPRGCAYHIGYLLKARGGKRIRVLSTELTESDVVFGATDKLKKVIIDADRTLKPELIAVMSSCATSIIGEDIGRAAEEVKGELDSKIITISAGGFESNQGEGYLEVMMALLESIAGDAKPSDEPSINIIGEFRGGPDLKHIVDTLGRMGVSVNCVLTSGSTVGDIEGIASAHLNYSFCDVSGIGPCRFLEEKFGMPFIHHPIPLGFSNTLRFYEEILDHLSIDYPLQDEIGEYAEESDRLRSELEGVRVGIVSGPTRAVALAGFVSELGMKPAVVAMDMIGEYTLENLSGTGVRSEVLVGADLSELEDTLIRNEPEVILGGVAETGFSESLGAPLIDVMHGSALTAGFRGACVTGGRILEAVKSRMCY, encoded by the coding sequence ATGGAGCCAGTATCAACATGTAAACTCTTCGGGGCTGTAAGGGCTGTTTCAGGCATCCGCAATGCCATACCGCTCATCCACGGTCCCAGGGGCTGCGCATACCACATTGGATACCTTCTGAAGGCAAGGGGAGGTAAAAGGATAAGGGTTCTATCAACAGAACTCACTGAATCAGACGTGGTATTCGGGGCCACCGATAAACTCAAAAAGGTCATAATTGACGCTGACAGAACCCTTAAACCGGAACTCATAGCTGTTATGAGCTCCTGTGCAACAAGCATAATAGGGGAGGATATAGGGAGGGCTGCAGAGGAGGTTAAGGGGGAACTTGATTCTAAAATCATAACCATCAGTGCAGGGGGTTTTGAGTCAAACCAGGGCGAAGGATACCTCGAGGTTATGATGGCACTCCTTGAGTCCATTGCAGGTGATGCGAAACCATCAGATGAGCCATCAATCAACATCATAGGTGAGTTCAGGGGCGGCCCCGACCTCAAACATATTGTGGATACCCTTGGCAGGATGGGTGTTTCTGTGAACTGTGTTCTCACATCCGGGAGCACAGTCGGTGATATTGAGGGGATTGCGTCCGCCCATCTGAACTATTCCTTCTGTGATGTATCAGGAATAGGGCCCTGCAGGTTTCTCGAGGAGAAATTTGGGATGCCCTTCATCCACCACCCCATTCCCCTGGGATTCTCAAACACACTGAGGTTCTATGAGGAGATACTTGACCACCTCAGCATTGATTACCCCCTCCAGGATGAAATCGGTGAATACGCTGAGGAAAGTGATCGCCTGAGATCGGAACTGGAGGGTGTGAGGGTCGGTATAGTTTCAGGGCCCACAAGGGCCGTGGCACTGGCCGGATTTGTAAGCGAACTTGGAATGAAACCCGCTGTTGTGGCAATGGACATGATCGGTGAGTACACACTTGAAAACCTCTCTGGAACTGGCGTGAGGTCGGAGGTCCTGGTGGGGGCTGACCTCTCTGAGCTGGAGGATACGCTTATCAGGAATGAACCTGAGGTCATACTCGGTGGAGTTGCAGAGACAGGGTTCTCAGAATCACTGGGGGCGCCCCTCATCGATGTTATGCATGGCTCTGCCCTCACTGCAGGGTTCAGGGGCGCATGTGTAACCGGTGGGAGGATACTCGAAGCTGTTAAGTCCAGGATGTGTTATTAA
- a CDS encoding DUF1786 domain-containing protein, whose protein sequence is MKILAVDVGAGTQDIMYHDTAVDRIENSIKMVMPSPTRIIAERIRGISEDIFIHGQTMGGGPVSRAIMEHLERGYRVVMTPEAARTIRDDLERVRAMGVEISDRDPGLRRVKLADVDLGAIAGALGHFDVELEIDFLGVAVQDHGAGGDIGDRNFRFMKIREKLREPLKPQQFSYLGDVPDYFTRMKSIEEALDYPLLMMDSKFASIAGALLDPAVDSDGPLVAVDVGNGHTLAASILDGRIHGVMEHHTKMLSPEKLEELLLKLAHGEITHREVHGDGGHGAHVLGGVGEPEVVVATGPQRIILDETSLSVHHAAPAGDVMMTGPVGLIGSIEYRVMH, encoded by the coding sequence ATGAAGATACTTGCAGTTGATGTGGGTGCAGGGACCCAGGATATAATGTACCATGACACTGCGGTTGATAGAATTGAAAATTCCATAAAGATGGTAATGCCCTCACCCACAAGGATAATCGCAGAAAGGATCAGGGGAATCAGTGAGGACATCTTCATTCATGGCCAGACAATGGGTGGGGGACCCGTGAGCAGGGCCATAATGGAACACCTTGAGAGGGGCTACCGGGTTGTAATGACCCCCGAGGCAGCAAGGACCATCAGGGACGACCTTGAAAGGGTCAGGGCAATGGGGGTAGAGATATCAGACAGGGACCCTGGCCTGAGGAGGGTGAAGTTAGCGGATGTGGATCTCGGGGCCATAGCAGGGGCCCTGGGACACTTTGATGTTGAACTGGAGATTGACTTCCTGGGGGTGGCTGTTCAGGACCATGGTGCAGGTGGTGATATTGGTGATAGGAACTTCCGTTTCATGAAGATCAGGGAGAAACTCAGAGAACCATTGAAACCTCAGCAGTTCTCATACCTCGGCGACGTACCCGATTACTTCACAAGGATGAAATCCATTGAGGAGGCACTTGATTATCCTCTCCTTATGATGGACTCCAAGTTTGCCTCAATAGCAGGGGCACTCCTTGACCCCGCAGTGGACTCAGATGGGCCGCTGGTCGCTGTTGATGTGGGTAACGGCCACACGCTGGCAGCCAGCATACTGGATGGCAGGATACATGGGGTCATGGAGCACCACACAAAAATGCTGTCCCCTGAGAAACTTGAGGAACTCCTCCTTAAACTCGCCCATGGTGAGATAACCCACCGGGAGGTCCATGGCGACGGCGGTCATGGTGCCCATGTCCTCGGAGGGGTGGGTGAGCCTGAGGTGGTTGTTGCAACTGGTCCACAGAGGATTATTCTCGATGAAACATCCCTCAGTGTCCACCATGCTGCACCTGCAGGGGACGTCATGATGACAGGGCCCGTGGGGCTCATAGGGAGCATAGAATACAGGGTGATGCACTGA
- the albA gene encoding DNA-binding protein Alba has protein sequence MSEENVVYIGNKPVMNYVLAVVTQMNGGTSEVILKARGRAISRAVDVAEIVRNRFIPDIQIENIDICTEEIIGNEGTATNVSAIEIQLRKD, from the coding sequence ATGTCAGAGGAGAATGTAGTATACATCGGAAACAAGCCTGTAATGAACTATGTTCTGGCCGTAGTGACTCAGATGAACGGTGGAACCAGTGAAGTGATCCTTAAAGCCCGTGGAAGAGCTATAAGCCGGGCTGTTGACGTTGCAGAGATTGTCAGGAACCGTTTCATACCAGACATACAGATAGAGAACATCGACATATGTACAGAGGAGATCATTGGTAACGAGGGAACCGCTACCAATGTTTCAGCGATAGAAATCCAGCTCAGAAAGGATTAG
- a CDS encoding ABC transporter permease, whose protein sequence is MEMKKVMWMLKKDLIVLWRHKPRLISIILFPILMITLFGYGMGGTLENIPVVIVEQSSGPLTDQTVAAMRNMSLYDIKDIMKDPETARDMVDAGEVKAAIILPPNYDDLTDEPTVVMYLDSSDQLASQALVPETQALFSRLSGEIAVQKMQSPSVNIQKQNSTPGETGFQSIVSTINFQVDRIYGDVKYMDFLVPAVLAMTIMFSCMFGMGQSIAGERERGELARLFMTPTSVSTVVGGKIISKLIIESGRAFLLLCVAILLFGIKINGSMLLTVLLLVLTALCFVGFGIMISARVGTQEDYMQMVMPFAMPMMFVSGVFYPIETMPWVFQKLAYVVPLTYANDALRSVMLKGAGVGDIWLDLAVLLGFTLLFFSMGVTRFNRDI, encoded by the coding sequence ATGGAAATGAAGAAGGTAATGTGGATGCTCAAGAAGGACCTCATAGTCCTCTGGAGGCACAAACCCCGCCTCATATCAATCATACTGTTCCCCATACTCATGATAACCCTCTTCGGTTACGGTATGGGCGGTACACTGGAGAACATACCGGTGGTTATAGTTGAGCAGAGCAGCGGCCCCCTCACAGACCAGACCGTCGCTGCAATGAGGAACATGAGCCTCTATGATATTAAGGATATCATGAAGGACCCTGAAACCGCAAGGGACATGGTGGATGCAGGGGAGGTCAAGGCGGCAATAATACTGCCCCCAAACTATGATGACCTCACAGACGAGCCAACAGTGGTCATGTACCTTGACTCCTCTGACCAGCTGGCAAGTCAGGCCCTCGTACCTGAAACCCAGGCGCTTTTCAGCAGGCTTTCAGGTGAAATTGCGGTTCAGAAGATGCAGAGCCCCTCTGTGAACATTCAGAAACAGAATTCAACCCCCGGGGAGACGGGCTTTCAGAGCATCGTGAGCACAATAAACTTCCAGGTTGACAGAATCTACGGCGACGTCAAGTACATGGATTTCCTGGTGCCCGCGGTACTTGCAATGACCATAATGTTCTCCTGCATGTTCGGTATGGGACAGTCAATTGCAGGGGAAAGGGAGAGGGGAGAACTCGCACGTCTCTTCATGACCCCAACAAGCGTATCAACAGTTGTTGGGGGTAAAATAATATCAAAACTGATTATAGAAAGTGGAAGAGCATTCCTCCTGCTCTGTGTCGCCATACTGCTCTTCGGAATAAAGATCAACGGCAGCATGCTCCTTACGGTCCTTCTACTTGTACTCACAGCACTGTGCTTTGTGGGATTCGGAATAATGATATCGGCGAGGGTGGGGACCCAGGAGGACTACATGCAGATGGTTATGCCCTTTGCAATGCCCATGATGTTCGTATCAGGGGTCTTCTACCCCATCGAGACCATGCCATGGGTGTTCCAGAAGCTGGCCTACGTGGTGCCCCTCACCTATGCCAACGACGCTCTTAGGTCAGTGATGCTGAAGGGTGCGGGTGTCGGGGACATCTGGCTTGACCTGGCCGTGCTTCTTGGATTCACACTCCTGTTCTTTTCAATGGGGGTTACCAGGTTTAACAGGGACATTTAG
- a CDS encoding 2-isopropylmalate synthase: protein MYIEEVKPEMKLPETVRIFDTTLRDGEQTPGVALTVDEKICIARKLDSLGVDTIEAGFPAASPGEMDSVRRIVELGLDANTCGLARVLREDIDAVIDCGADYIHTFIGTSPLHRKYKLKMSPEEIIDRAVFGVEYAVEHGLRVEFSAEDATRTEFDYLVEVYRAAEDAGADMINVPDTVGVMIPRAMNHLIRGLRDEVRTPISVHCHNDFGLAAANSLAAVEAGASQVHATINGLGERAGNAALEEVVMALITRYDLPLTIKTTELVNISEFVSKITGVRMPPNKAIVGENAFAHEAGIHVHGVLEKAETYEPITPEMVGHKRRIVLGKHTGANALRSKLQEYGIDMNEDQFCTLYEQVKRLGDKGKRITDADLRAMAVTILGKATREIVKLEGIAVMTGESVMPTATVKLRIGDEIKTTSMTGVGPVDAAINAIQSLVSETADIELDEYNIEAITGGTNALAEVFVVMSDADGNKATGRSTREDIVMASVEAVLDAINKILSLK, encoded by the coding sequence ATGTACATAGAAGAGGTTAAACCGGAAATGAAGCTACCTGAGACGGTTAGAATATTTGACACAACACTCAGGGACGGTGAGCAGACACCTGGAGTGGCGCTCACGGTGGATGAGAAGATATGCATAGCAAGGAAACTGGACTCCCTTGGAGTTGACACAATAGAGGCAGGGTTCCCTGCAGCCTCCCCAGGGGAGATGGACTCGGTAAGGAGGATAGTTGAACTGGGCCTTGATGCGAATACCTGTGGTTTGGCAAGGGTGCTCAGGGAGGACATAGACGCTGTTATTGACTGCGGCGCTGATTACATACACACCTTCATAGGGACCTCACCCCTCCACAGGAAGTACAAGCTCAAAATGTCCCCTGAGGAGATAATAGACAGGGCGGTATTCGGGGTGGAATATGCGGTTGAACATGGGCTCAGGGTGGAATTCTCTGCCGAGGACGCCACTAGGACAGAATTTGATTACCTTGTGGAGGTATACAGGGCCGCAGAGGATGCAGGGGCTGACATGATAAATGTCCCGGACACCGTTGGGGTGATGATACCCCGGGCCATGAACCACCTCATAAGGGGCCTCAGGGATGAGGTCAGGACGCCCATCAGCGTCCACTGCCACAATGACTTTGGACTGGCCGCTGCAAACTCCCTTGCAGCGGTTGAGGCAGGCGCATCACAGGTACATGCAACCATCAACGGGCTCGGTGAAAGGGCAGGAAATGCAGCCCTTGAGGAGGTTGTGATGGCCCTCATAACCCGCTATGACCTCCCCCTCACCATAAAGACAACGGAACTTGTGAACATCTCGGAATTCGTATCAAAGATAACAGGGGTAAGGATGCCCCCCAACAAGGCAATCGTGGGCGAAAACGCCTTTGCACACGAGGCTGGCATACACGTCCACGGGGTTCTTGAGAAGGCAGAGACCTATGAGCCCATAACACCTGAGATGGTTGGCCACAAGAGGAGGATAGTCCTCGGTAAACACACGGGGGCCAACGCCCTCAGATCAAAGCTTCAGGAATACGGCATAGATATGAATGAGGACCAGTTCTGCACCCTCTATGAACAGGTCAAAAGACTAGGGGATAAGGGTAAAAGGATCACTGACGCAGATCTTCGGGCAATGGCAGTCACGATCCTTGGAAAGGCAACAAGGGAGATTGTGAAGCTTGAGGGCATAGCGGTGATGACAGGTGAGAGTGTGATGCCAACGGCCACCGTGAAGCTGAGGATTGGAGATGAAATCAAGACAACATCAATGACCGGTGTGGGGCCTGTTGATGCGGCCATAAATGCCATACAGAGTCTTGTAAGTGAAACAGCAGATATAGAACTTGATGAGTACAACATAGAGGCAATAACAGGTGGTACAAACGCCCTTGCAGAGGTCTTCGTTGTCATGAGCGACGCCGACGGCAACAAGGCAACGGGAAGATCCACCAGGGAGGATATAGTGATGGCGAGTGTGGAGGCGGTCCTCGATGCCATCAACAAGATCCTGAGCCTCAAATAG
- a CDS encoding PHP domain-containing protein, whose product MIRIDPHIHTVYSGDARGTPRDVLKRASLVGLDAVAIADHNTMKGSRIAMGESAEFGVTVVPAVELSTSAGHIVALGVQEEIQRGLTPAETLDEIHSQDALAIIPHPFVRYRQGLFVNERNLRVDAVETLNSRYIVGYSNWRARKFARKRGIPEIGASDAHFVEAVGSSLTVVESENTADDIIGGIRRGRTRPEGRRTPLPLILREVINKKLIGRIRNDI is encoded by the coding sequence ATGATAAGGATTGACCCCCACATACACACGGTATATTCAGGGGATGCAAGGGGAACGCCACGGGATGTGCTGAAGAGGGCCTCCCTTGTGGGCCTTGATGCAGTTGCGATTGCAGACCACAATACAATGAAGGGTTCCCGGATTGCAATGGGGGAATCAGCAGAGTTTGGGGTCACGGTGGTCCCTGCAGTGGAACTCAGCACATCCGCAGGGCACATAGTGGCACTGGGTGTGCAGGAGGAAATACAGAGGGGCCTCACCCCTGCAGAGACCCTGGATGAAATACACTCACAGGACGCACTTGCCATAATACCACACCCATTTGTCAGGTACAGACAGGGACTCTTTGTGAACGAGAGAAACCTCCGTGTTGATGCAGTTGAAACCCTCAACTCCCGCTACATAGTTGGTTACTCCAACTGGAGGGCAAGGAAATTCGCAAGAAAGAGGGGCATCCCTGAGATAGGTGCAAGCGACGCACACTTTGTGGAGGCCGTTGGAAGCTCACTCACGGTCGTGGAGTCTGAAAATACAGCTGACGATATAATTGGGGGTATAAGAAGGGGTAGAACCAGGCCAGAGGGAAGAAGGACACCCCTCCCCCTGATTTTGAGGGAAGTAATCAACAAAAAGCTCATAGGCAGGATTAGAAATGATATCTGA
- a CDS encoding PadR family transcriptional regulator has protein sequence MCAENGPHGEGGQFDEKIIKSFMRGFGKTMILWMISRERIHGYEIMRRLERFYSIKGMHCQEIKPPGPSVIYPVLHDLEKKGLIRGSWDMHGEKRVKYYEITPLGSETIERIRDIMKNHISRIWEDFWNDMFPCEREEEE, from the coding sequence ATGTGTGCAGAAAATGGCCCCCATGGAGAGGGGGGGCAGTTCGATGAGAAGATAATAAAGAGTTTCATGAGGGGATTCGGAAAAACAATGATCCTCTGGATGATAAGCAGGGAAAGGATCCATGGATACGAGATAATGCGACGACTTGAGAGGTTCTACTCAATCAAGGGGATGCACTGCCAAGAGATCAAACCACCCGGTCCAAGCGTCATCTACCCAGTACTCCACGACCTGGAGAAGAAGGGACTCATAAGGGGTTCATGGGATATGCACGGGGAGAAGAGGGTCAAGTACTACGAGATAACCCCACTGGGCAGTGAAACAATAGAGAGGATCCGTGATATAATGAAAAACCACATCTCAAGGATATGGGAGGACTTCTGGAACGACATGTTCCCATGTGAGAGGGAGGAGGAAGAATGA
- a CDS encoding DUF63 family protein: MISELQKFLESNFFYLHPGYTPLNTVVFGLVLGVAVLIILRMFRWLKKDPRELLVPLLPFIFLGSGARALVDNGIYPLTHLLVTPGIYILVGLTAITTLLISVKLEKLYGWDYRKLVFVTGAVLSIPNIISMQKINPVPFFSVLGVFLASAVLLYIIGIKWELLRDRMNLYVVYAHLFDASSTYVAVDLYGYAEQHVLPSAFTALTGTALVMFPLKIAVILMALYAIDRYVEDSGDSDLLKLVIFILGLAPGLRNFLSLSMAV, encoded by the coding sequence ATGATATCTGAGCTTCAGAAGTTCCTGGAGAGCAACTTCTTCTACCTCCACCCTGGCTACACACCCCTCAACACGGTTGTTTTTGGCCTTGTACTCGGAGTTGCTGTTCTCATCATACTCAGAATGTTCAGGTGGCTTAAAAAGGACCCCAGGGAACTTCTGGTGCCACTGCTTCCCTTCATATTTCTGGGGTCAGGTGCAAGGGCCCTTGTTGATAATGGGATCTATCCACTCACCCATCTCCTTGTGACCCCAGGCATATACATCCTTGTGGGACTCACGGCAATAACAACGCTTCTCATCTCGGTTAAACTTGAGAAACTTTATGGATGGGATTACAGAAAGCTTGTATTTGTTACAGGGGCGGTTCTTTCCATACCAAACATCATAAGCATGCAGAAGATTAATCCAGTACCCTTTTTCTCTGTACTGGGGGTATTCCTGGCATCTGCAGTCCTTCTCTATATAATAGGTATTAAATGGGAACTTCTAAGGGACAGGATGAACCTCTACGTGGTATACGCGCACCTTTTTGATGCATCCTCAACCTACGTTGCCGTTGACCTCTATGGCTATGCTGAGCAGCATGTCCTGCCATCGGCATTCACTGCCCTGACTGGCACGGCCCTCGTGATGTTTCCCCTCAAGATAGCGGTCATATTGATGGCGCTCTATGCCATTGACAGGTACGTTGAGGACTCCGGGGATTCAGATCTACTTAAACTTGTGATATTCATACTTGGCCTTGCACCTGGCCTCAGGAACTTTCTGAGTCTCAGCATGGCGGTTTAA
- a CDS encoding pyridoxamine 5'-phosphate oxidase family protein, with translation MFRTLIIYESTYGSTEEAASAIGRILGPSRCCTTGEFPEDGREFDFFVIGSGVYRGRLHDRITDFIKKNPWLRDKPFAIFSVSLSPDDGRRALSEAEKLLGGAVHSATLGGRMILERLSDGDLEDLRRFSEVAGIEIKDYDLFDISEVIEVALELKEIRDSLMTDIDENELRESIDEFLRSHNTCVLATCHDSRPRATPLEYVYDGESIYVISEGGEKFAGILENSNASVAVYEDYTSMSNLAGMQITGVVEILDEEESERIYNLRGLDTEAMRNLPVDMNVIRISIHKVEFLNSRFREVSAAAKHVLWFKEKV, from the coding sequence ATGTTCAGGACACTCATAATCTATGAGAGCACCTACGGCTCCACAGAGGAGGCTGCATCAGCCATCGGGAGAATACTCGGGCCCTCAAGGTGCTGCACCACAGGCGAGTTTCCGGAAGACGGCAGGGAATTTGACTTCTTCGTTATCGGTTCAGGGGTTTACAGGGGCCGTTTACACGACAGGATAACCGATTTTATAAAGAAAAATCCCTGGCTTCGTGATAAACCCTTTGCGATCTTCTCGGTTTCCCTGAGTCCGGATGATGGTAGAAGGGCTCTCAGTGAGGCTGAAAAACTTCTTGGGGGCGCTGTCCATTCAGCCACACTTGGTGGCCGCATGATCCTTGAAAGACTCTCTGATGGGGATCTTGAGGATCTCAGGAGGTTCTCAGAGGTTGCTGGAATTGAAATTAAGGATTATGACCTCTTTGATATCTCAGAGGTGATTGAGGTTGCCCTTGAACTTAAAGAGATCAGGGACTCGCTTATGACTGACATTGATGAGAATGAACTCCGTGAATCCATTGATGAGTTTCTGAGGTCCCATAACACATGTGTCCTTGCAACCTGCCATGACAGCCGCCCAAGGGCAACACCCCTTGAATACGTGTATGACGGGGAGTCCATATACGTGATCAGTGAGGGTGGGGAGAAATTCGCCGGTATCCTTGAGAACAGTAACGCCTCTGTTGCAGTTTACGAGGACTACACATCCATGAGCAACCTGGCTGGGATGCAGATAACCGGTGTCGTGGAGATACTGGATGAAGAGGAATCAGAAAGGATCTATAATCTAAGGGGCCTAGATACTGAGGCCATGAGGAATCTCCCCGTGGATATGAACGTCATAAGGATCTCAATCCATAAGGTGGAGTTCCTTAACAGCAGGTTCAGGGAGGTCTCAGCAGCCGCAAAACATGTACTCTGGTTTAAAGAGAAGGTCTAA
- a CDS encoding PQQ-binding-like beta-propeller repeat protein yields the protein MIRKGLIAVIIIIGMVLSPVSAADWPLFHGGQQRTGFSGEPSDFSARTWYLSIGGIKSSPAIFNKVAYIGSVDGKVYAVNLETGSVVWSYRTGGAVVSSPAVVNGTLYVGSGDGYLYAIDTDTGDLQWKFKTGNRIESSPAVSGGTVYVGSDDCRLYAVDADDGSKKWEFYAGEAVKSSPLVVNGTVYFGSCNGNVYALSESDGKEKWSYTTGDQVISSPAFWNGTIYVGSDDGNMYALSESDGSAVWRYSLGDRVRSTPAIDTEENSLFAGCDDGNVTSLDTRTGNLKWSFKTGGAVRSAPALFENMVAVGSDDGTLHILNKYTGKEEWSYSPGYYLFSSPASSSPVVYGKTVYFATENGYIYALDSKKKEGPTSPFAYYVAVIIIAIIGAGAVIRRVVRK from the coding sequence ATGATAAGGAAAGGTTTGATTGCAGTGATTATAATCATTGGGATGGTTTTAAGCCCTGTATCAGCTGCAGACTGGCCCCTCTTCCATGGGGGCCAGCAGCGCACAGGTTTCTCTGGGGAGCCAAGTGACTTCTCAGCAAGGACATGGTATCTCTCCATCGGCGGGATAAAGTCATCACCTGCAATATTCAACAAGGTGGCCTACATCGGCTCAGTCGATGGGAAGGTTTATGCGGTGAACCTCGAGACCGGTTCAGTTGTCTGGAGCTACCGGACAGGCGGTGCGGTTGTATCATCCCCTGCGGTGGTCAACGGCACCCTTTATGTGGGTTCAGGAGACGGATACCTCTACGCCATAGACACAGACACCGGTGACCTCCAATGGAAATTTAAAACAGGAAACAGGATAGAGTCATCCCCTGCAGTTAGCGGAGGCACCGTATATGTGGGGTCAGATGACTGCAGGCTCTACGCAGTTGACGCAGATGACGGGTCAAAGAAGTGGGAGTTCTATGCCGGGGAGGCTGTTAAATCATCACCACTTGTGGTGAACGGAACCGTCTACTTTGGATCATGCAATGGTAATGTCTATGCCCTATCAGAGTCCGACGGGAAGGAGAAGTGGAGCTACACAACCGGTGACCAGGTCATCTCATCACCTGCCTTCTGGAACGGGACCATCTACGTGGGGTCAGATGACGGGAACATGTATGCCCTATCAGAGTCCGATGGAAGCGCGGTCTGGAGGTACAGCCTCGGTGACAGGGTCAGGTCAACACCAGCCATTGACACAGAGGAGAACAGCCTCTTTGCTGGATGCGATGATGGCAACGTGACCTCACTTGACACAAGGACAGGTAACCTGAAATGGTCATTCAAAACAGGTGGGGCCGTGAGATCAGCGCCAGCCCTCTTCGAGAACATGGTGGCTGTGGGCTCAGATGACGGGACACTCCACATCCTCAACAAGTACACAGGGAAGGAGGAGTGGAGCTACTCACCGGGTTACTACCTTTTCAGCTCACCGGCAAGTTCATCGCCCGTAGTCTACGGCAAGACCGTCTACTTTGCAACCGAAAACGGCTACATCTACGCCCTTGACTCCAAGAAGAAGGAGGGTCCCACCTCACCATTCGCATACTATGTGGCGGTGATAATAATAGCCATCATAGGGGCTGGTGCTGTGATAAGAAGGGTTGTGAGGAAATAA
- a CDS encoding ATP-binding cassette domain-containing protein gives MKYAIETYDLTKVYGDFKAVDSLNMKIEKNSIFGFLGPNGAGKTTTIKMLTCLIPPSSGTARVAGYDILENPDEVRQQIGMVPQKVSLYEDLTARENVEMCADFYGMPEDLKETRIDELMELVDIKYAADKPVGQMSGGQQQKVSLVASLIHQPDILFLDEPTIGLDPTTKRVLWDLIEELNSSGHTIILCSHDMYEVELLCDYVGIINQGLLAAFDTPQGLKDTVIREEESLRAREIGTILDRIQEETPESEKRIIEEMKKSGACAGKELSMLITDLSDELIAELESLPVTLEVKRHHTGRIILELDEGCDTAINDVLGAVIRNNARISSISTRDPSLEDVFMKVTGR, from the coding sequence ATGAAATACGCCATAGAGACCTACGACCTCACAAAGGTCTACGGGGACTTCAAAGCAGTGGACAGCCTCAACATGAAGATAGAGAAGAACTCTATCTTCGGGTTCCTGGGGCCCAATGGGGCAGGTAAGACCACAACCATAAAGATGCTCACCTGCCTCATACCTCCAAGTTCAGGCACGGCCCGTGTCGCCGGATATGATATACTGGAGAACCCCGACGAGGTGAGACAGCAGATAGGTATGGTCCCCCAGAAGGTCAGCCTCTACGAGGACCTCACAGCAAGGGAAAACGTGGAGATGTGCGCAGACTTCTATGGAATGCCAGAGGACCTCAAGGAAACAAGGATCGATGAACTCATGGAACTGGTTGACATAAAGTACGCGGCAGATAAACCCGTTGGACAGATGTCAGGGGGACAGCAGCAGAAGGTTTCCCTGGTTGCAAGTCTGATACACCAGCCAGACATACTCTTCCTCGACGAGCCAACCATAGGGCTGGACCCGACAACAAAGAGGGTGCTGTGGGACCTCATCGAGGAACTGAACAGCAGCGGCCACACCATCATACTCTGCTCCCATGACATGTACGAGGTTGAACTCCTCTGCGACTATGTGGGTATAATAAATCAGGGGCTGCTTGCAGCCTTTGACACGCCCCAGGGCCTCAAGGACACCGTTATAAGGGAGGAGGAATCCCTCAGGGCACGGGAGATTGGCACCATACTTGACAGGATACAGGAGGAGACCCCTGAATCCGAAAAAAGGATCATTGAGGAAATGAAAAAATCCGGGGCCTGCGCCGGTAAGGAGCTCAGCATGCTGATCACCGACCTCAGTGATGAACTCATAGCTGAACTCGAATCCCTCCCGGTTACACTGGAGGTTAAAAGGCACCACACCGGCAGGATAATACTTGAACTGGATGAGGGCTGTGACACTGCCATAAATGATGTCCTCGGGGCAGTTATAAGGAACAATGCCAGGATAAGCTCAATTTCAACCAGGGACCCCTCACTTGAGGATGTCTTTATGAAGGTTACAGGGAGGTAA